A genomic stretch from Anaerococcus mediterraneensis includes:
- a CDS encoding sugar ABC transporter ATP-binding protein has translation MSNEVLLEMKNISKEFPGVKALDGINFDLYSGEVHALLGENGAGKSTLIKVLGGIYHPEEGQIFIEGKEVSINSVHDAQANKIAIIHQEIVLVQQMTIAENIFLGREPMRGVVVDSKFMEDETQKLLDDFNLDLNPWTIVSELSIAQQQMVEIIKAISQNSRILVMDEPTSSIEGSEVELLFSVIRQLTARGVGIIYISHKMSELQEICDRVTILRDGKSIATRVVAETSNDELIKLMVGREITNYYDRTYNEPGPVYLDVKNLANEFLSKDVSFEVRSGEIVGFSGLVGAGRSEIMQTIFGLHKKTGGQIFIKGKEVDIKGPTDAVAMGLAYVPEERRKDGLYLQQHVLFNTTIQTLREFLKKGKLDHKKENDIATHYSEIMRTKTPSLKQDVEKLSGGNQQKVLIGRWLATRPEILILDEPTRGVDVGAKSEIYTIINELAKEGMAIVIISSEMPEIINMSDRVYVMRDGEIMGCLDHEGLTQEMIMSLAAR, from the coding sequence TTGAGTAACGAAGTTTTATTAGAGATGAAAAATATTTCTAAGGAGTTTCCTGGGGTAAAGGCACTTGATGGTATAAATTTTGACCTATATTCTGGCGAGGTCCACGCCTTGCTTGGAGAAAATGGAGCGGGTAAGTCCACTCTTATAAAGGTTTTGGGAGGTATCTACCACCCAGAGGAGGGTCAGATTTTTATAGAGGGCAAGGAAGTAAGTATAAATTCTGTCCATGATGCCCAGGCAAACAAGATTGCTATTATCCACCAGGAGATTGTCTTGGTCCAACAGATGACTATAGCAGAAAATATTTTTCTAGGCAGAGAGCCTATGCGAGGAGTAGTAGTTGATAGTAAGTTTATGGAGGATGAGACTCAAAAGCTTCTTGATGATTTTAATTTAGACCTCAATCCTTGGACTATAGTATCAGAGCTTTCTATAGCCCAGCAGCAGATGGTTGAAATTATCAAGGCTATTTCTCAAAATTCTCGTATTTTGGTTATGGATGAGCCTACATCATCTATTGAGGGTAGTGAGGTCGAGTTGCTTTTTTCTGTTATAAGACAACTGACTGCTAGGGGCGTTGGTATTATTTATATCTCTCACAAGATGAGTGAGCTCCAGGAGATCTGTGATAGGGTTACTATTTTGCGTGATGGTAAGTCTATAGCAACCAGGGTTGTAGCAGAGACTTCTAATGATGAGCTGATAAAACTCATGGTTGGTAGGGAGATTACAAATTATTATGACCGTACTTATAATGAGCCAGGGCCTGTTTATCTAGATGTCAAAAATTTGGCCAATGAATTTTTGTCTAAGGATGTAAGCTTTGAAGTAAGATCTGGCGAGATCGTAGGATTTTCTGGCCTAGTCGGAGCTGGCAGGAGTGAGATCATGCAGACTATTTTTGGTCTCCACAAAAAAACTGGGGGTCAAATTTTTATAAAGGGCAAGGAAGTCGACATAAAAGGGCCAACAGATGCGGTGGCTATGGGTCTTGCTTATGTACCAGAGGAAAGACGCAAGGACGGTTTGTATTTGCAACAACACGTTTTGTTCAATACTACTATCCAAACTCTTAGGGAGTTTTTGAAAAAAGGCAAGCTTGACCATAAAAAAGAAAATGATATAGCTACTCACTATTCAGAGATCATGAGAACAAAGACCCCAAGTCTAAAGCAGGATGTAGAAAAACTTTCTGGTGGCAACCAGCAAAAAGTCCTTATCGGTAGGTGGCTGGCTACAAGACCAGAGATTTTGATTTTGGATGAGCCTACAAGGGGTGTTGACGTTGGTGCCAAATCTGAGATTTATACTATCATAAACGAACTGGCCAAGGAGGGGATGGCTATAGTTATTATTTCTTCTGAGATGCCAGAGATTATCAATATGAGTGATAGGGTTTATGTTATGAGAGATGGCGAGATAATGGGCTGTTTGGACCATGAGGGTCTGACTCAAGAGATGATCATGAGTCTAGCAGCTAGGTAG
- a CDS encoding class II fructose-bisphosphate aldolase, which translates to MLVTMKELLIEADKNNYAVGAFNCSNLENIRAVIRAAEKLDSPVILEYAEAHKSFISMDEIGPIMVEFAKKAKVPVAVHFDHGQSYELFVKAIQIGFTSVMIDASGFPYEENVAKTKDIVRLAHSAGVTVEAELGHVFNSTIGAGEGSSSDSSDDYENLDEIYTNPADAKKFVEETGIDCLAVAFGTVHGVYLKEPKLDLDRIKKIKDLVNIPLVMHGGSGVSEEDYWVAIENGIRKVNYYTYANKAAGSKVREYIESLGKDDVALYDHITNIATDALAADVEKAMMMFRHRK; encoded by the coding sequence ATGTTAGTTACAATGAAAGAGCTCTTAATCGAGGCTGACAAAAATAATTATGCAGTCGGCGCCTTTAATTGCTCTAATTTAGAAAATATCAGAGCGGTAATAAGGGCTGCCGAAAAATTAGATTCGCCAGTCATCCTAGAATACGCAGAGGCCCACAAGAGTTTTATAAGCATGGATGAGATCGGGCCAATCATGGTAGAATTTGCCAAAAAAGCCAAGGTCCCAGTAGCAGTCCACTTTGACCACGGCCAAAGCTATGAGCTTTTTGTCAAGGCAATACAAATCGGTTTTACATCTGTAATGATAGATGCTTCTGGTTTTCCATACGAGGAAAATGTGGCAAAAACAAAAGACATAGTAAGGCTTGCCCACAGTGCGGGTGTGACAGTAGAAGCTGAGCTTGGCCATGTATTCAATTCTACAATAGGAGCTGGAGAGGGATCAAGCTCTGACTCATCAGATGATTATGAAAACCTTGATGAGATCTACACCAACCCAGCAGATGCTAAAAAATTTGTAGAAGAAACTGGTATAGACTGCTTGGCAGTAGCCTTTGGTACAGTCCACGGGGTTTATCTAAAAGAGCCAAAGCTTGACCTAGACAGGATAAAGAAAATCAAAGACCTAGTAAATATCCCTCTAGTCATGCACGGAGGATCCGGTGTCTCAGAAGAAGACTACTGGGTAGCCATAGAAAATGGTATCAGAAAGGTAAACTACTACACCTACGCCAACAAGGCAGCAGGATCAAAGGTTAGAGAATATATAGAAAGCCTAGGCAAAGATGACGTGGCCCTCTATGACCACATAACCAATATAGCTACAGATGCCCTAGCAGCAGATGTAGAAAAAGCCATGATGATGTTTAGACACAGAAAATAA
- a CDS encoding D-lyxose/D-mannose family sugar isomerase produces MKRSEINKAIKDMEKLIDECGFKVPPFCNWTPDDWADKNHEYDEIRDNQLGWDITDFGLNDFENCGFSLITIRNGNQKNKNYKKPYAEKLLMLYEDQKAPMHFHWSKMEDIINRGGGNVLITVYNGSEDGKRLDTDVTVNTDGRKYTVPAGTAIKLTPGESITISQYMYHSFAVEKGSGSVLLGEVSMCNDDENDNRFYEEIGRFPEIIEDEKPYRLLCNEYPESGD; encoded by the coding sequence ATGAAAAGATCAGAAATAAATAAAGCTATAAAAGATATGGAAAAGCTAATCGATGAGTGTGGGTTCAAAGTACCTCCATTTTGCAATTGGACACCAGATGATTGGGCTGATAAAAACCATGAATATGATGAAATCAGAGATAACCAACTAGGTTGGGATATCACTGATTTTGGACTAAATGACTTTGAAAATTGTGGATTTTCTTTGATAACAATCCGCAATGGCAACCAAAAAAATAAAAATTATAAAAAACCTTATGCAGAAAAACTGCTCATGCTATATGAAGATCAAAAAGCGCCAATGCACTTTCACTGGTCCAAGATGGAGGATATCATAAACCGTGGCGGGGGCAATGTCCTAATCACAGTTTACAATGGATCAGAAGATGGCAAAAGGCTAGATACAGATGTGACAGTCAATACCGATGGCAGAAAATATACAGTCCCAGCAGGCACTGCTATAAAGCTCACCCCTGGTGAGTCCATCACAATTTCTCAATATATGTACCACTCCTTTGCGGTAGAAAAAGGATCTGGCTCTGTGCTTTTGGGCGAGGTTTCTATGTGTAATGATGATGAAAATGACAACAGGTTTTATGAAGAGATCGGCAGGTTCCCAGAGATCATAGAAGATGAAAAACCATACAGACTTCTATGCAACGAGTATCCAGAAAGTGGGGACTAG
- a CDS encoding GIY-YIG nuclease family protein, translating into MAGYFYILSNASNKVIYKGSTTDIIKRTYEHKNHLIKNSFTSKYNVTKLVYFEIYNDIRDARGREVQIGKWSRAKKDKLINKMNPKRKDLYRDLI; encoded by the coding sequence ATGGCTGGATATTTTTACATATTGTCAAACGCATCAAACAAAGTCATCTACAAAGGCTCAACCACAGACATCATAAAAAGAACCTACGAACACAAAAACCACCTCATAAAAAACAGTTTTACATCCAAATACAATGTGACAAAACTCGTCTATTTCGAGATCTATAATGATATTAGAGATGCCAGAGGCAGAGAAGTGCAAATCGGAAAATGGTCGAGAGCAAAAAAAGATAAATTGATAAACAAAATGAATCCAAAACGGAAAGACCTATACCGGGATCTAATATAA
- a CDS encoding type II toxin-antitoxin system RelE/ParE family toxin, translated as MFDVEFFQEDDGSYPVEEFILSLDLKMRAKVFRTLELLEYKGNDLREPFSKHLTDGIFELRVKQSSNIVRVLYFFVIGKRIILTNGFVKKSQKTPPGEIDLAKKRRDKFIGGKND; from the coding sequence ATGTTTGATGTAGAATTTTTTCAGGAGGATGATGGGTCTTATCCTGTAGAAGAATTTATTTTGTCATTAGATCTGAAGATGAGAGCCAAGGTGTTTAGAACTCTAGAATTGCTCGAGTATAAGGGCAATGACCTAAGAGAGCCTTTTTCAAAGCATTTAACAGATGGGATCTTTGAATTGAGAGTCAAACAATCGAGTAATATTGTTAGGGTTTTATATTTTTTTGTAATTGGAAAAAGGATAATACTGACAAATGGTTTTGTGAAAAAATCTCAAAAAACTCCCCCAGGTGAGATAGACCTTGCTAAAAAAAGAAGGGACAAATTTATAGGTGGTAAAAATGACTAG
- a CDS encoding ABC transporter permease, with product MAGKKSAKKDSTFVKFFKDNMGILIALAVLIIFLAVNPATRGSFLTQKNFFNVLRQISTNLYIACGMTLVIILGGIDLSVGSIIALSGCVSAAMVVRHGLPIWLGMVIGVLIGAIVGACNGYVISRTTIPAFIVTLATMNIAKGLAYVYTGGSPVRVISKEWQFIGAGYVGPFPVPVLILIVVVLVTWFLMNRTKFGRHMFAVGDNPQAALYSGISIKNIKFNAHLYSGIMAGLAGIVLASRMYSGQPTAGDGAEMDAIAAAVVGGTSMAGGYGRLGGTVIGALIIGVLNNGLNLLNVNSFWQYVVKGFVILLAVFVDYIRNRNKN from the coding sequence ATGGCAGGAAAAAAATCTGCAAAAAAAGACAGCACTTTTGTCAAATTTTTCAAAGATAATATGGGTATTCTTATTGCCTTGGCAGTATTGATTATATTTTTGGCTGTAAATCCAGCTACTCGTGGGTCATTTTTGACTCAGAAAAACTTTTTTAATGTCCTAAGACAGATTTCAACCAACCTTTATATAGCCTGTGGTATGACCTTGGTTATTATACTTGGTGGTATCGATCTTTCTGTAGGATCTATCATTGCCTTGTCCGGTTGTGTATCAGCAGCTATGGTTGTCCGTCATGGTCTACCTATTTGGCTTGGTATGGTTATTGGTGTTTTGATAGGGGCTATAGTAGGCGCTTGCAATGGTTATGTTATTTCAAGAACAACCATCCCAGCCTTTATAGTGACTTTAGCTACTATGAATATAGCCAAGGGTCTTGCCTATGTTTATACTGGCGGTTCTCCAGTTAGGGTTATATCAAAAGAGTGGCAGTTTATAGGAGCTGGCTATGTAGGACCATTCCCTGTGCCTGTTCTTATTTTGATAGTAGTAGTCCTTGTGACTTGGTTTTTGATGAATAGGACCAAGTTTGGTAGACATATGTTTGCAGTTGGTGACAACCCACAAGCAGCACTTTATTCTGGTATTTCTATCAAGAATATAAAATTCAATGCCCATTTGTACTCAGGTATCATGGCAGGTCTTGCTGGTATAGTTTTGGCATCAAGGATGTATTCTGGTCAGCCAACAGCAGGTGATGGTGCCGAGATGGATGCTATAGCAGCAGCAGTAGTAGGTGGTACATCTATGGCCGGTGGCTATGGACGTTTGGGAGGTACTGTTATAGGTGCCCTTATAATAGGTGTTTTAAATAACGGTCTAAACCTACTCAATGTCAACTCTTTCTGGCAATATGTTGTAAAGGGTTTTGTAATCCTACTAGCAGTATTTGTAGACTATATCAGAAATAGAAACAAAAATTAG
- the xylB gene encoding xylulokinase, with product MYYIGIDLGTSSLKSILMDEENNIIKAVSKDYPIYYPADGFVEQDPDDWWEKSLEAIGELTAGIDRKNVKSIAVAGQMHGLVALDKEGAVIRNAILWNDTRTKEETAYLNEKIGRDLLSKETGNIAYAGFTLPKILWMEKNEPENFEKISHILLPKDYIIYKLTGKFATDYSDASGTLVLDVQNKKWSEKMCQIGHVKKEWLPELFDSFDIVGDVKKEIIDQFGFADDMNLVAGGGDNAIAAISVSAIGEDSCNISLGTSGTIFIPTDKFVKEDNFGLHSFVHASGDFHLMGCTLSAASSLNWWMTDILKSEDFAGEQKNIEKLGGNKIFFMPYLNGERSPHNDEDIKGSFVGLSASTKREDMTQAILEGVAFSLRDCLECAHELGIYPKESTVVGGGAKSDLWCKILANVLDMPIKRVKGENGPGLGAALLARFANQDEKDLKEISKIDPEMLETFKADPVLVEKYEKSYRKYKSLYPILRDFYKD from the coding sequence ATGTATTATATAGGTATAGACCTAGGAACTTCGTCCCTAAAATCAATTTTGATGGATGAGGAAAATAATATTATAAAAGCAGTTTCCAAGGATTATCCTATATATTATCCGGCAGATGGTTTTGTAGAACAAGATCCAGATGACTGGTGGGAGAAAAGTCTAGAGGCTATAGGCGAGTTAACAGCTGGTATTGATAGGAAAAATGTCAAAAGTATAGCTGTGGCTGGCCAGATGCACGGACTTGTGGCCCTCGATAAGGAAGGGGCTGTCATTAGAAATGCCATCTTGTGGAATGATACCAGGACCAAGGAGGAAACAGCCTACTTAAATGAAAAAATCGGCAGGGACCTTTTGTCAAAAGAAACGGGCAATATCGCCTACGCTGGTTTTACCCTACCAAAGATCCTCTGGATGGAAAAAAATGAGCCAGAAAATTTTGAAAAAATCAGCCATATACTATTGCCAAAGGACTATATAATCTACAAACTCACAGGTAAATTTGCTACTGACTACTCAGATGCTTCTGGGACCTTGGTCTTAGATGTTCAAAACAAAAAATGGTCAGAGAAAATGTGCCAGATCGGCCATGTCAAAAAAGAATGGCTACCAGAACTTTTTGACTCTTTTGATATAGTCGGAGATGTCAAAAAAGAAATCATTGACCAATTTGGTTTTGCTGATGATATGAATCTCGTGGCTGGCGGTGGGGACAATGCCATAGCCGCCATATCTGTATCAGCTATAGGAGAGGATTCTTGCAATATTTCCTTGGGTACAAGTGGGACAATTTTTATACCGACTGATAAGTTTGTCAAAGAGGACAATTTTGGTCTTCACTCCTTTGTCCATGCTTCTGGCGATTTTCACCTCATGGGCTGTACTTTGTCTGCTGCATCGTCCCTAAATTGGTGGATGACAGATATACTAAAGAGTGAAGATTTTGCTGGCGAGCAGAAAAATATAGAAAAGCTTGGGGGAAACAAGATTTTCTTTATGCCTTACCTAAATGGGGAGAGGTCTCCTCACAATGATGAGGATATAAAGGGCAGCTTTGTGGGCCTATCTGCTTCTACAAAAAGAGAGGATATGACCCAGGCTATCCTCGAGGGCGTGGCATTTTCTTTGAGAGATTGCCTAGAATGTGCTCACGAGCTTGGGATCTACCCAAAAGAGTCTACAGTCGTAGGCGGGGGTGCCAAATCAGATCTGTGGTGCAAAATTTTGGCCAATGTCCTAGACATGCCTATAAAAAGAGTCAAGGGAGAAAATGGCCCAGGACTTGGGGCAGCACTTTTGGCTAGGTTTGCAAACCAAGATGAAAAAGACCTAAAGGAAATAAGCAAGATCGATCCAGAAATGCTAGAGACTTTCAAAGCTGATCCAGTTTTAGTAGAAAAATACGAAAAATCTTATAGAAAATATAAGTCTTTATATCCAATCCTTAGAGATTTTTATAAAGATTAG
- a CDS encoding sugar ABC transporter substrate-binding protein has product MKKRLLGIFMAMAMVVGMASCSGGNDAEKKDEKAEKPAVEEKAEKEEGKEEKKEGGRVFGFTSMDNSNPFFVTIEDAIRKAVEANGDKLVSVDPANDVNLQITQVEDLISQGIDGIFLNPAEAEGILPALDQLKEAGIPIINYDTEVADLSYVASYVGSDNYNAGLVCGEDLVKKCPDGGKVIILDSPTMNSVVDRTNGFLKAIEGKNFEIVAQQDAKGNLEKAMGIAEDLFQSNTDLVAVFGGNDPTALGILAAANAAGLKDVKIYGVDGSPDFKSEMVKEGSLLEATGAQSPVSIANKSVEVMYKVLAGEKVDDRYPVETFLITKDNVNEYGTDGWQ; this is encoded by the coding sequence ATGAAAAAGAGATTACTTGGTATTTTCATGGCTATGGCCATGGTTGTTGGTATGGCTTCTTGCTCAGGTGGCAATGACGCTGAGAAGAAAGATGAGAAGGCTGAAAAACCAGCAGTAGAAGAAAAGGCAGAAAAGGAAGAGGGTAAAGAAGAGAAAAAAGAAGGCGGTAGAGTTTTTGGTTTTACATCTATGGATAACTCTAACCCATTTTTCGTTACTATAGAGGATGCTATCAGAAAGGCTGTTGAGGCTAATGGCGACAAGCTTGTTTCTGTAGACCCTGCTAACGATGTTAACTTGCAAATTACCCAAGTTGAGGATTTGATTTCTCAAGGTATTGATGGTATTTTCCTAAACCCAGCAGAGGCTGAGGGTATTTTGCCAGCACTTGACCAATTAAAAGAAGCTGGTATTCCAATCATAAACTACGATACAGAGGTAGCTGACCTATCATATGTTGCATCATATGTTGGTTCTGATAACTACAATGCTGGTTTGGTTTGTGGTGAAGATTTGGTTAAAAAATGTCCAGATGGCGGCAAGGTTATAATTCTTGACTCACCTACAATGAATTCTGTAGTTGACCGTACAAACGGATTTTTGAAAGCTATCGAAGGCAAAAACTTTGAAATAGTTGCTCAACAAGACGCTAAGGGTAACCTAGAAAAAGCTATGGGTATAGCAGAGGACTTGTTCCAATCTAATACAGATTTAGTAGCTGTATTTGGTGGTAATGACCCAACAGCCCTAGGTATTTTGGCAGCAGCTAACGCAGCAGGTCTAAAAGATGTCAAGATCTACGGTGTTGACGGATCTCCTGATTTCAAATCTGAGATGGTCAAAGAAGGTTCTTTGCTTGAGGCAACAGGAGCTCAATCTCCAGTTTCTATAGCAAATAAATCTGTTGAGGTTATGTATAAAGTTTTAGCTGGCGAAAAAGTTGATGATAGATATCCAGTTGAGACATTCTTGATCACAAAAGATAATGTAAATGAATATGGAACAGATGGTTGGCAATAA
- a CDS encoding carbohydrate kinase family protein, giving the protein MGKKAIVAGHMCMDITPEFLNAPISRFDQIFGPGLVVDVGEAIFKPGGCVSNTGLAMNFFGADVTLMGRINEDNLGSMLLDEYKKSGAKLAIKKDYDHPSGYTIVLSPRGLDRMFLHNPGTNSYTNNDDFDKEIIREADLFHFGYPTLMPQYLKDDCRELVELFKMVKEAKTISSMDLTMPNHDSDIKNMDWDGIFRKVLPFVDVFLPSFEEIQYILDQEKYFDLYKKADGGDMAGLIDIEKDVKPLAEKLIEYGSAIVLIKCGPRGMYLRTADKNRLSDLNEILNLDLEKWADISIKQDSFVADRVLAATGAGDTSIGGFLYSLMRAEDPKSALEYAAGAGASCVTAYDSISGLISFDQMREKIDKGWQTNKWEAI; this is encoded by the coding sequence ATGGGAAAAAAAGCAATAGTTGCAGGCCACATGTGTATGGATATAACTCCTGAGTTTTTGAATGCTCCTATAAGTAGGTTTGACCAAATTTTTGGGCCGGGCCTAGTTGTAGATGTAGGAGAGGCGATTTTTAAACCAGGTGGTTGTGTATCAAACACAGGCCTTGCTATGAATTTTTTCGGTGCTGATGTGACCCTGATGGGTAGGATCAACGAAGATAATCTAGGGTCTATGCTTTTGGATGAGTACAAAAAATCTGGGGCAAAGCTTGCCATTAAAAAAGATTATGACCACCCATCAGGCTATACTATAGTTTTATCTCCAAGGGGGCTGGATAGGATGTTCCTTCACAATCCTGGGACAAATTCCTATACAAACAATGATGATTTTGACAAGGAGATCATAAGAGAGGCAGACCTCTTTCATTTTGGATATCCGACCTTGATGCCCCAATACCTAAAGGATGATTGTAGAGAACTTGTAGAACTTTTTAAAATGGTCAAGGAGGCTAAAACCATTAGCTCTATGGACCTGACCATGCCAAACCATGATTCTGACATAAAAAATATGGATTGGGATGGAATTTTTAGGAAGGTCTTGCCTTTTGTGGATGTTTTTCTCCCAAGTTTTGAGGAAATCCAATATATATTAGACCAAGAAAAATATTTCGACCTTTATAAAAAAGCTGACGGTGGGGATATGGCTGGCCTAATTGATATAGAAAAAGATGTAAAACCTCTGGCAGAAAAGCTCATAGAATATGGTTCTGCTATAGTCCTTATCAAGTGTGGGCCAAGGGGTATGTACCTAAGGACAGCTGATAAAAATAGGTTATCCGATTTGAATGAAATCCTAAATCTAGATTTAGAAAAATGGGCAGACATAAGTATAAAACAGGATTCCTTTGTGGCAGATAGGGTCCTAGCAGCAACTGGGGCCGGGGATACATCCATAGGTGGGTTTTTGTATTCCTTAATGAGGGCCGAAGATCCAAAATCAGCCCTAGAATATGCCGCAGGCGCTGGGGCAAGCTGCGTGACAGCCTATGATTCTATAAGTGGCCTTATCTCCTTTGATCAGATGAGAGAAAAGATCGATAAGGGCTGGCAGACAAATAAGTGGGAGGCTATATGA
- a CDS encoding pilin N-terminal domain-containing protein, whose translation MVFGILVAPFTTASADTTLTPDAETTKSVTLHKLIMTKQELKDWKSEDIETKGYNGTQDMNALKALLGQDHTAHEVAGVYFAFKYNDGPNNGKYVTIKEEAGKDPVYGAVESLDATADQLGEGFKLLAGKTEANGIKFITKGLKGNFLIEEIHDKSTYKNEDGSVITDNKAVPVEITLPLVNKDGVVPEAHVYPKNTEDKPQIDKNFSEAEANKYMSEEEKTNLKNAIEHKAAFEKAKKLYPTTSEEYTKAQNAYTQDDKALIEKWGIDFEANTRGKQTLDKKVGDDVEYTVVTDIPAQTKWAQAYWDDKMTEGLTFNKGSLSVELEILNEDGVNKGKYTKVELTNDTDYKVTETDNGFVLNFEKPGLDKLNNKAQNQKITLKYSAKINNTTVTDVPESNDVTFHYGNTKGKGNTPQPNKPKDGKITVTKTMKDGQEWPAKGIQVQLVNANTGENVGEAVTLTSTKTTHTWEKLDAETEYKVVELTTGYDVVYGKGADNALGQISIDNYKTPNPPPLNPSEPKVVTGGKKFVKTNEKLGNEQERLAGAEFLVTQRFDKDGKIIKNNDKTEVKTTKYLAYKSATATSAEATAYDTAEKNYNDFIKAYNKHVAEIKEANEKKEASAPAQKVFPWTNGSDTYNDENAVKAKLKELKDLRDKAYKAARSSYTWIDANDAADAKTKGALVLTSDNQGRFEVTGLAYGDYQLVELTAPEGYAKLTGNEEFLKFEIKKNSYTTEDVNIDYNTDDDDTSNSAQQVINKKVTIPQTGGIGSLIFIVAGLAIMGGAFVAYKKSQAVEA comes from the coding sequence ATGGTCTTCGGAATCCTCGTAGCACCATTCACAACTGCTAGTGCAGACACTACTCTCACACCTGACGCAGAAACAACAAAAAGCGTTACTCTTCATAAGTTGATCATGACTAAACAAGAGTTGAAAGATTGGAAGTCAGAAGACATTGAAACCAAGGGTTACAATGGAACCCAAGATATGAATGCACTAAAAGCCCTATTAGGACAAGATCATACTGCACATGAAGTTGCCGGTGTATATTTTGCATTTAAATACAACGATGGTCCAAATAATGGAAAATATGTCACAATAAAAGAAGAAGCTGGAAAAGATCCTGTATACGGTGCAGTAGAATCATTAGATGCTACAGCAGACCAATTAGGTGAAGGTTTTAAACTTCTTGCTGGTAAAACAGAAGCAAATGGTATTAAATTCATCACAAAAGGTCTTAAAGGTAACTTCCTAATTGAAGAAATACATGATAAATCAACATATAAAAATGAAGATGGAAGCGTAATTACTGATAACAAAGCAGTACCAGTTGAGATAACACTACCATTAGTAAATAAAGATGGTGTTGTTCCTGAAGCACATGTATATCCAAAAAATACAGAAGACAAACCACAAATCGATAAAAACTTCTCAGAAGCAGAAGCTAATAAGTACATGTCTGAAGAAGAAAAAACAAATTTAAAGAATGCTATCGAACATAAAGCTGCATTTGAAAAAGCAAAAAAACTATACCCAACAACAAGTGAAGAGTATACAAAAGCTCAAAATGCTTACACACAAGATGATAAAGCTCTAATTGAAAAATGGGGCATTGATTTTGAAGCTAATACCAGAGGAAAACAAACTCTAGATAAAAAAGTAGGCGACGATGTAGAATACACTGTTGTTACAGACATCCCTGCTCAAACAAAATGGGCACAAGCATATTGGGACGATAAAATGACAGAGGGTCTTACTTTTAATAAGGGAAGCCTATCAGTAGAATTAGAAATCCTAAATGAAGATGGAGTAAACAAAGGTAAATATACAAAAGTTGAATTAACAAATGACACAGATTATAAAGTTACAGAAACTGACAACGGATTTGTACTTAACTTCGAAAAACCTGGTCTTGATAAGTTAAACAACAAGGCACAAAATCAAAAAATAACTTTAAAATATTCTGCAAAAATCAACAATACAACTGTAACAGATGTTCCAGAATCAAACGATGTTACTTTCCACTATGGTAATACAAAAGGTAAAGGAAACACTCCTCAACCAAACAAACCAAAAGATGGTAAAATCACTGTAACAAAAACAATGAAAGATGGTCAAGAATGGCCAGCAAAAGGTATCCAAGTACAACTTGTAAACGCAAACACTGGCGAAAATGTTGGTGAAGCAGTAACATTGACCAGTACAAAAACAACCCACACATGGGAAAAACTAGATGCTGAAACAGAATACAAAGTTGTAGAGCTTACAACTGGATATGATGTAGTTTATGGAAAAGGTGCAGATAATGCGTTAGGTCAAATATCAATCGACAACTATAAAACACCAAACCCACCACCATTAAACCCATCAGAACCAAAAGTTGTAACAGGTGGTAAGAAATTTGTTAAAACAAATGAAAAACTAGGTAATGAACAAGAAAGACTTGCGGGAGCAGAATTCTTAGTAACTCAAAGATTTGATAAAGATGGAAAAATTATCAAAAACAATGATAAAACAGAAGTTAAAACTACAAAATATCTAGCATACAAATCTGCTACAGCAACATCTGCTGAAGCAACTGCTTATGATACAGCTGAAAAGAACTACAACGACTTTATAAAAGCATATAATAAACACGTTGCAGAAATTAAAGAAGCTAATGAGAAAAAAGAAGCTAGTGCACCAGCACAAAAAGTATTCCCATGGACAAATGGATCTGATACTTATAATGATGAAAATGCAGTAAAAGCTAAATTAAAAGAACTTAAAGATCTAAGAGATAAGGCTTATAAAGCAGCAAGATCATCTTATACATGGATAGATGCAAATGATGCAGCTGATGCAAAAACTAAAGGTGCTCTTGTATTGACATCTGATAACCAAGGTAGATTTGAAGTAACAGGCCTAGCATATGGCGATTATCAACTAGTCGAACTTACAGCTCCAGAAGGATATGCAAAACTTACAGGAAATGAAGAATTCCTAAAATTTGAGATTAAGAAAAACTCATACACTACTGAAGATGTAAACATTGATTACAATACTGATGACGATGATACAAGCAACAGTGCACAACAAGTAATCAACAAGAAAGTAACAATCCCACAAACAGGTGGTATCGGTTCACTAATCTTCATCGTTGCAGGTCTTGCAATCATGGGCGGCGCATTCGTAGCCTACAAAAAATCTCAAGCTGTTGAGGCTTAA